A single Anopheles funestus chromosome 2RL, idAnoFuneDA-416_04, whole genome shotgun sequence DNA region contains:
- the LOC125765351 gene encoding vesicle transport protein GOT1B: MFEITDTQKIGVGLAGFGITFLFLGTLLLFDKGLLAIGNILFVCGLACVIGLERTFRFFFQKHKMKASIAFFGGIAIVLLGYPLIGMLIEMYGFILLFSGFFPVAINFLRRVPVLGNILNMPGISRTIDWLAGESDRTTENAYSNWEK, from the exons ATGTTCGAAATTACAGACACACAGA AAATCGGAGTCGGTTTGGCTGGCTTCGGAATAACGTTTTTGTTCCTGGGCACGCTTTTACTGTTCGACAAAGGACTGCTGGCGATAGGAAAT ATACTGTTCGTGTGCGGTTTGGCCTGCGTGATTGGCCTAGAACGAACGTTTcgctttttcttccaaaagcataaaatgaaGGCTTCTATTGCATTTTTCGGAGGTATCGCAATCGTACTGCTCGGTTACCCATTGATCGGAATGCTGATCGAGATGTACGGCTTCATACTGCTGTTTAGTGGGTTCTTCCCGGTGGCCATAAACTTTTTACGTCGGGTACCAGTGCTAGGCAACATCCTCAATATGCCCGGCATTAGCAGGACCATCGATTGGTTGGCGGGCGAATCGGACCGAACAACG
- the LOC125765331 gene encoding beta-parvin — MSTLTRPKSPRTPTSGRTDKEESIWDKIGTLGRKKRIKEVQEIQEEGKIAIDSPGSPNAPIIPPEDYNLDDNESRSIIQPASLQMPKVKELLQVLIDWINDELVEERIIVTNIEEDLYDGQVLQKLWEKLSNNKLNVPEVTQSAEGQRQKLSVVLNAVNHTLGYHHNTPKWTVESIHTKNIVSILHLLVALVRHYRAPIRLPDNVFVTVVMVQKLNGKLSSQRFQEQITQSYDDVGMRCEPDAFDTLFDHAPDKLKVVQRSLISFVNKHLHKLNFEAGDLNTDFKDGVFLCLLMGLLGGFFVPLHDFHLTPKDADQMTHNVAFAFELMMDQGLRPKARPEDIVNMDLKSTLRVLYTLFTKYRNNP; from the exons ATGTCCACCTTAACTCGTCCGAAATCGCCCCGTACTCCCACTTCCGGGAGAACTGATAAGGAGGAAAGCATCTGGGACAAAATTGGAACCCTGGGAAGAAAGAAGCGCATAAAGGAAG TGCAAGAAATCCAGGAGGAAGGCAAGATTGCGATCGACTCGCCCGGTAGTCCCAATGCACCGATCATCCCCCCGGAGGATTACAATTTGGACGATAATGAATCACGCTCGATCATACAGCCTGCTTCGTTGCAAATGCCAAAGGTGAAGGaactgctgcaggtgctgatCGATTGGATCAACGATGAGCTGGTGGAGGAACGAATCATCGTCACTAACATCGAGGAAGATTTGTACGACGGTCAGGTACTGCAGAAGCTGTGGGAAAAACTGTCCAACAACAAGCTTAACGTGCCAGAAGTGACCCAGTCGGCCGAGGGACAACGCCAGAAGTTGTCCGTAGTGCTGAACGCTGTAAACCAT ACTCTTGGTTACCACCATAACACCCCGAAGTGGACAGTGGAAAGTATACACACGAAAAACATTGTCTCGATTTTGCATTTGCTAGTCGCACTGGTACGTCACTACCGCGCACCAATCCGTCTGCCGGACAATGTGTTCGTGACGGTGGTAATGGTACAGAAGCTGAACGGAAAGCTCAGTAGCCAAAGGTTCCAGGAGCAGATTACCCAATCGTACGATGACGTCGGTATGCGCTGCGAACCGGACGCATTCGATACGCTGTTCGATCATGCCCCGGACAAGCTGAAGGTGGTACAACGATCATTGATTTCGTTCGTAAACAAACATCTGCACAAGCTAAACTTCGAAGCGGGCGATTTGAACACAGACTTTAAGGATGGTGTATTTTTGTGTCTGCTAATGGGGCTTTTGGGTGGATTTTTCGTACCGCTGCACGATTTCCATCTCACACCGAAGGATGCGGATCAGATGACACACAACGTGGCATTCGCGTTCGAGCTGATGATGGATCAGGGTCTAAGACCGAAGGCGCGCCCCGAAGATATTGTAAACATGGATTTAAAGTCCACTCTGCGGGTGCTGTACACCCTGTTCACGAAGTACCGAAACAATCCTTGA